Proteins encoded together in one Rhodospirillaceae bacterium window:
- a CDS encoding ABC transporter permease, with product MRANMIRSLTQRWNVDTAIVLVALGCVALLAMGSSVSSNFLTADYLLQQLQIAAYLGVIAAGATLVIFLGHIDLSVPAALTAVGVVATTVAGVENPDVAALGIAAGLAAGALIGLINGIGVAIFRLPSMVWTLAVNSMLVGAVVFFTGGFKPRGVAPELSIDLALGRSLGVPNAFWFWCVVIVLMHVLLRRTVYGQYIMAAGNSEKAVYLSGIRVRLLTMLTFVLAGLFTAVGSLLLVGYANQAYQGMGDPYLMPVLSAVVLGGTSILGGQGSYSGTVVGALFITLLTSILSVLQMPEAVRQITFGLIILGMLLLRRGKAKGQ from the coding sequence ATGAGGGCCAACATGATCCGTTCTCTGACGCAGCGCTGGAATGTGGACACCGCCATTGTCCTTGTCGCACTGGGGTGCGTGGCCTTGCTGGCCATGGGCAGCAGTGTGTCGTCGAACTTTCTGACTGCCGACTACCTGCTGCAACAGTTGCAGATCGCCGCCTATCTGGGCGTGATCGCGGCCGGTGCGACGCTGGTGATCTTTCTTGGTCACATCGACCTGTCCGTCCCGGCCGCATTAACGGCGGTGGGTGTGGTGGCTACGACAGTGGCTGGGGTCGAAAACCCGGATGTCGCAGCCCTTGGCATCGCTGCCGGTCTGGCGGCTGGGGCGCTGATCGGCCTGATCAACGGGATCGGAGTCGCCATCTTTCGATTGCCGTCGATGGTCTGGACGCTGGCCGTGAACTCGATGCTGGTCGGCGCTGTCGTCTTTTTTACCGGTGGTTTCAAGCCTCGCGGCGTTGCGCCCGAGCTGTCCATCGATCTGGCGCTGGGGCGCAGCCTGGGCGTGCCCAATGCCTTCTGGTTCTGGTGCGTGGTGATTGTGCTGATGCATGTCTTGCTGCGGCGCACAGTGTATGGCCAATACATCATGGCGGCAGGCAATTCGGAAAAGGCGGTTTACCTGTCGGGCATCCGGGTGCGGCTTCTGACGATGCTGACCTTCGTGCTTGCCGGGCTTTTCACCGCCGTCGGTTCCCTGCTGCTGGTCGGCTATGCCAACCAAGCCTATCAGGGCATGGGAGACCCCTATCTGATGCCCGTCCTGTCGGCGGTCGTGCTTGGGGGAACCTCAATCCTTGGCGGCCAGGGCAGCTATTCCGGTACCGTGGTCGGCGCGCTGTTCATCACGCTTCTGACCTCCATCCTTTCCGTCCTTCAGATGCCCGAGGCCGTGCGGCAGATCACCTTTGGCCTGATCATCCTTGGCATGTTGCTTCTGCGTCGGGGCAAGGCAAAAGGCCAGTGA
- a CDS encoding helix-turn-helix domain-containing protein, which yields MFRRKLQDSPQRYYLKIRLQAARNLLFCSDVPIQNVALSCGFSGAEVFSRSLSVLNIKRTRRIYVTLGLQLHNKTPKRRVKAKLRNDRAPASGPNETWAMDFVHDQLAMGKKIRILKVVDIFSKFSPVVDPRFPAEGVGRDVRPGRRGRLSPQKLKDGGSTGGHFLCVAKGGKETFGAFCSNGRSWRSRTA from the coding sequence ATGTTCCGCCGCAAGCTGCAGGATTCGCCGCAACGCTACTACCTGAAGATCCGCCTGCAAGCGGCGCGCAACCTGCTGTTCTGCAGCGACGTGCCGATCCAGAACGTGGCGCTCTCCTGCGGCTTCTCAGGAGCGGAGGTGTTCTCGCGCTCCTTGAGTGTGCTCAACATCAAGCGAACCAGGCGCATCTATGTCACGTTAGGCCTGCAATTGCACAACAAGACGCCTAAGCGCCGGGTCAAGGCCAAGCTTCGGAATGATCGTGCGCCAGCGTCCGGGCCGAACGAAACCTGGGCCATGGACTTTGTTCACGACCAATTGGCCATGGGGAAGAAGATACGGATTCTGAAGGTGGTCGATATCTTCTCGAAATTCTCGCCGGTCGTTGATCCCCGTTTCCCCGCAGAAGGGGTCGGACGAGACGTCAGGCCTGGCCGCAGGGGAAGGCTTTCCCCTCAGAAACTGAAAGACGGCGGATCGACTGGAGGCCATTTCTTGTGCGTTGCAAAGGGCGGGAAGGAGACGTTCGGAGCGTTCTGCTCGAATGGCCGCTCTTGGCGCAGTAGGACGGCCTAA
- a CDS encoding NAD(P)-dependent oxidoreductase translates to MTMEFKTAVIGLGSMGYGMALSCLRAGQQVWGADLNLDAVNRFAVAGGQFGALPTDLNAVVVVVLNAAQTEAVLFGADGVVPTLTPGTVVIACATVPPAFAREMEARCAAAGVHYLDAPISGGAARAAQGALSIMAAGRPEAFKAARPVLDACAQTVFDLGFEAGPGSAMKAVNQLLAGVHIAAMAEALTFGMTQGIQPATFVEVISKCAGTSWMLENRAPHIVEGDYSPRSQINIWPKDLGIVMDVAKSAGFSAPITAATLQQYMVAVGMGLGAEDDAAIAKVYARNVGLTLPSAGDPAAES, encoded by the coding sequence ATGACAATGGAATTCAAGACGGCGGTGATCGGACTCGGCTCGATGGGCTATGGCATGGCCCTGTCCTGCCTTCGGGCCGGGCAGCAAGTTTGGGGCGCTGACCTCAACCTCGACGCTGTCAACAGGTTCGCGGTCGCGGGCGGTCAATTCGGTGCCCTTCCAACTGATCTGAACGCCGTGGTCGTCGTCGTCCTGAACGCGGCTCAGACCGAGGCCGTGCTGTTCGGGGCGGACGGTGTGGTGCCGACGCTTACGCCCGGCACGGTGGTCATCGCCTGCGCCACGGTGCCTCCAGCCTTTGCCCGCGAGATGGAGGCGCGCTGTGCGGCAGCGGGCGTTCATTACCTTGATGCCCCAATCTCGGGCGGCGCTGCAAGGGCGGCTCAAGGCGCGCTCTCGATCATGGCTGCCGGTCGGCCAGAGGCCTTCAAGGCCGCACGTCCGGTGCTGGACGCCTGTGCACAAACGGTGTTCGATCTGGGCTTCGAGGCGGGTCCTGGGTCGGCAATGAAAGCTGTCAACCAACTTCTTGCCGGGGTTCACATCGCCGCGATGGCAGAGGCACTGACCTTCGGGATGACACAAGGGATTCAGCCCGCGACCTTCGTCGAGGTGATCAGCAAATGCGCGGGTACCAGCTGGATGCTTGAAAACCGCGCGCCCCATATAGTGGAAGGGGACTATTCGCCGCGCAGCCAGATCAACATCTGGCCCAAGGACCTTGGTATCGTGATGGACGTCGCGAAATCTGCCGGATTTTCGGCCCCAATCACTGCCGCAACGCTGCAGCAATACATGGTAGCGGTGGGCATGGGCTTGGGGGCCGAGGATGACGCTGCGATCGCCAAGGTCTACGCCCGCAATGTCGGCCTGACGCTCCCGAGCGCTGGCGACCCGGCGGCGGAGAGCTGA
- a CDS encoding SMP-30/gluconolactonase/LRE family protein produces MTFPSYEVNEPAFRDLIDTTTVPEAIARGFTWAEGPVWWHGALYFNDIPAKRMCKWESDAELSATLENSEFANGNTLDCAGRMVSCDHGGRRVIRRPDPENPATVEIIADRYQGKRLNSPNDVVVRSDGSIWFTDPPYGINSDGEGYLAEGEIGGCYVYCALPDGTLIAVTTDFDKPNGLAFSPDERRLYVADSGAIRGSSFPGIDYDLPQHIRVFEVDGTTLRGGEVFAVIEPGVPDGLRVDHDGNVWTSAMHGIRCLSPEGRCLGKILLPAPTSNLCFGGPDRTDMFITASDTVWRVRTTRRDAATWLRNQGPRT; encoded by the coding sequence ATGACATTCCCATCCTACGAGGTCAATGAACCCGCGTTCCGCGACCTCATTGACACCACGACCGTGCCAGAGGCCATAGCCAGAGGGTTCACCTGGGCCGAAGGCCCGGTTTGGTGGCACGGGGCTTTGTATTTCAACGACATCCCTGCAAAGCGGATGTGTAAGTGGGAGTCTGACGCGGAGCTTTCGGCAACGCTGGAGAACAGCGAGTTTGCCAATGGCAACACGCTGGACTGCGCAGGCCGGATGGTCTCATGCGATCATGGCGGCAGGCGGGTGATCCGCCGCCCTGACCCCGAAAACCCTGCGACGGTCGAGATCATTGCCGACCGTTACCAGGGCAAGCGGCTGAATTCACCGAATGATGTCGTCGTACGCTCGGATGGGTCGATCTGGTTCACCGACCCGCCCTATGGCATCAATTCTGACGGCGAAGGTTATCTGGCCGAAGGCGAGATCGGCGGCTGTTACGTCTATTGTGCGTTGCCGGACGGCACCTTGATCGCGGTCACCACCGATTTCGACAAACCCAACGGGCTGGCCTTTTCGCCGGATGAGCGCAGACTTTACGTTGCAGATTCAGGCGCCATTCGCGGCTCGAGTTTCCCCGGCATTGACTACGACCTCCCTCAACATATCCGCGTCTTCGAAGTGGACGGCACCACCCTGCGCGGCGGCGAGGTTTTCGCGGTGATCGAGCCGGGGGTGCCCGATGGGCTGCGCGTCGATCACGACGGCAATGTCTGGACCAGTGCCATGCACGGCATCCGCTGTCTGTCGCCCGAGGGTCGCTGCCTTGGCAAGATCCTGTTGCCCGCGCCCACATCTAACCTGTGCTTTGGCGGCCCGGACAGAACGGACATGTTCATCACCGCCTCCGATACGGTCTGGCGTGTGCGCACCACCCGACGCGATGCCGCCACGTGGCTGCGCAACCAAGGACCCCGGACATGA
- a CDS encoding aldolase: MSAETALREQICLLASSLFDRGLTHGSTGNISARTADGGLLVSPTGSSFGQLDPARLSRFDATGRLIDGDPPTKEMPLHAAFYDTRSTAGAVVHLHSSHSVALSMLPDADEDNFLPPLTPYAIMQLGKVKLLPFFLPGDPAMGDAVRGLAGKRSAVMLANHGPVVAGKDVHAACNAIEELEATARLSLLLRGTGARGLTASQVQALVTRFDVEWDG; this comes from the coding sequence ATGAGTGCGGAAACCGCGCTGCGCGAGCAGATCTGCCTATTGGCAAGTTCGCTTTTTGACCGGGGGCTTACGCATGGCAGCACCGGCAACATCTCGGCCCGGACTGCGGATGGCGGGCTTCTGGTTTCGCCGACAGGCAGCAGTTTCGGGCAGCTGGACCCAGCACGGCTATCACGATTCGATGCTACGGGCCGCCTGATCGACGGTGATCCCCCGACCAAGGAAATGCCCTTGCACGCTGCCTTTTATGACACGCGCAGCACGGCGGGGGCGGTGGTCCACCTGCACTCCTCCCATTCAGTCGCCCTGTCGATGTTGCCCGATGCAGATGAAGACAACTTCCTGCCCCCGCTCACGCCCTATGCCATCATGCAGCTGGGCAAGGTAAAGCTCCTGCCGTTCTTCCTGCCCGGAGACCCCGCCATGGGCGATGCCGTGCGCGGACTTGCTGGCAAACGCAGCGCCGTGATGCTGGCCAATCATGGTCCGGTTGTTGCAGGCAAGGATGTGCATGCCGCTTGCAATGCGATCGAGGAACTGGAGGCCACGGCTCGCCTTTCCCTTCTGTTGCGCGGAACTGGAGCGCGCGGGCTGACGGCCAGCCAGGTGCAGGCGTTGGTCACCAGATTCGACGTGGAGTGGGACGGATGA
- a CDS encoding GcvT family protein, which produces METHAKVVIIGGGVVGCSILFHLAKFGWKDVILLERSELTSGSSWHAAGQIHTISSDPNISRLQGYTINLYKEIEATSGHSVGMHSTGGFYLASNQIWYDYLKRERSKARYMGLDQEFISVEEAARRHPLIDPSRYIAALWDPLDGDIDPSGVCYAYAKAAKVHGGRYYTHTPVIETKQRPDGSWDVVTPNGTINAEMIVNAGGLWAREVGHLAGIHLPVQPMEHHYLITEAIPEIVERGEERLPAGIDYEGNMYFRQERQGMLLGTYEPRATPWSVKGTPQDFGHELLEPKLDNIAERLELGFQRIPALGRAGIKNVINGPFTFGPDGNPMIGPVPGMRNYWVAVGVMAGFCQGGGVGLCMAEWMMDGEPSIDVWAMDVARFGNFATPDWGTIKSSENYERRFVMTFPNETLPKGRRQKTTALYDRLTAKGAVWGQGFGLEHALWFADGPADAHEAPTFNRPRAHDYVAREVKAVREAVGAIEIANFAKHEFKGPGARAFLDHVLAGRMPKQGRMSLTPMLTPKGKLYGDLTVACLGDEHFMLFGSGAMQEAHRRWFEKHLPETGVAYRNMSDELHGIALSGPRSRELLARLVRDDVSNAALKFLDIRRTFVAGVPAILARVSFSGELGYEIYVAPPYQLRLAEAIEEAGKDLGLRWYGARALMSLRLEKNWGVWTLDYRPDFTAAESGLDAFINWGKDFIGKEAALAQKAKGPTKKLVTMVVATKDIDVTNDEAVMVGDKAVGYVSSGGYAHSVGKSVAFGYVPTELAKAGTKVEIEISGQRFPAEILGAPLYDPNGGKMRN; this is translated from the coding sequence ATGGAAACGCATGCGAAGGTCGTCATCATCGGTGGTGGCGTGGTGGGATGCTCGATCCTGTTCCACCTCGCCAAGTTCGGCTGGAAGGATGTCATCCTGCTGGAGCGGAGCGAGCTCACCTCCGGCTCGTCCTGGCACGCGGCGGGGCAGATCCACACCATATCGTCCGACCCCAACATCTCGCGGCTGCAGGGCTATACGATCAACCTCTACAAGGAGATCGAGGCGACCTCCGGCCATTCGGTCGGCATGCATTCCACGGGCGGCTTCTATCTCGCCTCCAACCAGATCTGGTATGACTATCTGAAGCGCGAACGTTCGAAGGCGCGCTATATGGGGCTGGATCAGGAATTCATCAGCGTCGAGGAAGCGGCACGCCGCCATCCGCTGATTGATCCATCGCGTTACATCGCGGCATTGTGGGATCCATTGGATGGCGACATCGATCCCTCCGGCGTCTGCTATGCCTATGCCAAGGCCGCCAAGGTGCATGGCGGCAGGTACTACACGCACACGCCGGTGATCGAGACGAAGCAGCGCCCCGACGGCAGCTGGGATGTCGTGACGCCGAACGGCACGATCAATGCCGAGATGATCGTCAATGCCGGCGGCTTGTGGGCACGCGAAGTCGGGCATCTGGCCGGCATCCATCTCCCCGTGCAGCCGATGGAGCACCATTACCTCATCACCGAGGCGATCCCGGAGATCGTCGAGCGCGGCGAGGAACGGCTGCCGGCCGGCATCGACTATGAAGGCAACATGTATTTCCGGCAGGAACGCCAAGGCATGCTGCTCGGCACCTATGAGCCGCGGGCGACACCCTGGTCGGTCAAGGGCACGCCGCAGGATTTCGGCCATGAGCTGCTGGAACCCAAGCTCGACAACATCGCCGAACGGCTGGAGCTGGGCTTCCAGCGCATTCCGGCCTTGGGCCGCGCCGGCATCAAGAATGTGATCAACGGGCCCTTCACCTTCGGCCCCGACGGCAACCCGATGATCGGCCCGGTGCCGGGGATGCGCAATTACTGGGTCGCGGTCGGCGTCATGGCGGGCTTCTGCCAGGGCGGTGGCGTCGGCCTCTGCATGGCGGAATGGATGATGGACGGGGAACCCTCGATCGACGTCTGGGCGATGGACGTGGCGCGCTTCGGCAATTTCGCGACACCTGACTGGGGCACCATCAAATCCTCCGAGAATTACGAACGCCGCTTCGTGATGACCTTTCCCAACGAGACCCTGCCCAAGGGGCGCCGGCAGAAGACGACGGCACTTTATGATCGCCTCACCGCCAAGGGCGCGGTCTGGGGCCAGGGCTTTGGCCTGGAGCATGCGCTGTGGTTCGCCGATGGGCCGGCGGATGCCCATGAGGCACCCACCTTCAACCGGCCCCGCGCCCATGACTATGTGGCGCGCGAGGTGAAGGCGGTGCGCGAGGCCGTGGGGGCGATCGAGATCGCGAACTTTGCGAAGCACGAATTCAAGGGGCCGGGGGCGCGTGCCTTCCTCGATCATGTGCTGGCCGGGCGAATGCCGAAACAGGGCCGGATGTCACTCACGCCGATGCTGACGCCCAAGGGCAAGCTTTATGGTGATTTGACGGTGGCGTGCCTGGGTGATGAGCATTTCATGCTGTTCGGCTCTGGCGCGATGCAGGAGGCGCATCGCCGCTGGTTCGAGAAGCATCTACCCGAGACCGGTGTTGCCTATCGAAACATGTCGGACGAGCTTCACGGCATCGCTCTCTCCGGCCCTCGCTCGCGCGAGTTGCTGGCGCGGCTGGTGCGCGACGATGTCTCGAATGCGGCGCTGAAGTTCCTCGACATCCGCCGCACGTTCGTCGCCGGTGTGCCGGCGATCCTGGCGCGCGTCTCGTTCTCCGGCGAGCTGGGCTATGAGATCTATGTGGCGCCGCCCTATCAGCTGCGCCTCGCCGAAGCGATCGAGGAGGCCGGCAAGGATCTGGGCCTCCGCTGGTATGGTGCCCGCGCGCTCATGAGCCTGCGGCTGGAGAAGAACTGGGGTGTGTGGACCCTCGACTACCGCCCGGATTTCACGGCGGCCGAAAGCGGGCTCGACGCCTTCATCAACTGGGGCAAGGATTTCATCGGCAAGGAGGCGGCACTGGCGCAGAAGGCCAAGGGACCGACCAAGAAGCTCGTCACCATGGTGGTTGCCACGAAGGATATCGACGTCACCAATGACGAGGCGGTGATGGTTGGCGACAAGGCCGTCGGCTATGTCTCGTCGGGCGGCTATGCGCATTCCGTGGGCAAGTCGGTGGCGTTCGGCTATGTGCCGACAGAGCTAGCCAAGGCCGGCACCAAGGTCGAGATCGAGATCAGCGGCCAGCGCTTCCCGGCTGAAATCCTGGGAGCACCCCTCTACGATCCCAATGGCGGCAAGATGCGCAACTAA
- a CDS encoding LysR family transcriptional regulator, with product MSKLRQLIANPSALLSFEAAARLLSFTKAAEELGVSQAAVSAAIRTLEGNLAVRLFVRDHQRVRLTEAGKILSSDVAVGFGYIARSIEVIRRPSFRRHVTLSTSTAFASHWIIPRLPGFRLLYPEIDLRIQTSDRDLDLERDELALGIRRGNGQWESYQAEHFADEILFPVCSSGYLDQAGRVSEIEDLARCKLIHLEEPHRPRPTWTDWFAEMNLSYKDDGNGLRLNDYGLVVQAAIGSQGVALGWAHIVDHPIQQKLLHRICDWSWSTGHHFYLVRPKAVDMSLDTKLVMEWILAEAATLPRRFKIETKQ from the coding sequence ATGAGTAAGCTCAGGCAGTTAATTGCTAATCCAAGCGCCCTCCTATCTTTTGAGGCGGCCGCACGGCTTCTCAGTTTTACAAAGGCCGCTGAGGAACTTGGAGTTTCCCAAGCTGCTGTAAGCGCCGCGATAAGGACCTTGGAAGGCAACTTGGCGGTTCGCTTATTCGTAAGAGATCATCAACGAGTTCGTCTAACAGAAGCTGGCAAAATACTTAGTTCAGACGTAGCAGTAGGGTTTGGGTATATTGCGCGATCTATAGAGGTTATCCGGCGCCCATCATTCCGCCGACATGTCACACTCTCGACGTCGACGGCGTTTGCTAGCCATTGGATAATTCCGCGGCTGCCAGGCTTTCGATTACTCTACCCGGAAATTGATCTTCGGATTCAGACGTCGGACCGAGATCTCGATCTTGAGAGGGATGAACTAGCTCTCGGAATCCGTCGCGGCAACGGGCAGTGGGAAAGCTATCAAGCAGAGCATTTTGCGGATGAGATTCTCTTTCCAGTTTGCAGCTCAGGGTACTTGGACCAAGCTGGTCGCGTGAGCGAGATCGAGGATCTAGCTAGATGTAAGCTCATTCATTTGGAAGAGCCCCATAGACCTCGGCCAACCTGGACTGATTGGTTTGCAGAAATGAACCTCAGCTACAAGGATGACGGCAATGGCCTGCGCTTGAACGACTATGGACTTGTAGTTCAGGCTGCTATCGGATCCCAGGGCGTCGCACTTGGCTGGGCCCATATCGTTGACCACCCAATTCAACAGAAACTTCTACATCGAATATGCGATTGGAGTTGGAGTACTGGACACCATTTCTATTTGGTAAGGCCCAAGGCTGTAGACATGTCACTAGACACAAAACTGGTAATGGAATGGATATTGGCAGAAGCAGCCACTCTGCCCCGGAGGTTCAAGATTGAGACCAAACAATAG
- a CDS encoding TIM barrel protein codes for MTQFSANLGFLWADIPLPAAISAAKAAGFDAVECHWPYETPAEETARALSETGLRMLGINTVRGKPGENGLAALPGREIEARAAIDQALAYAAKVGAVMVHVMAGFASGADAWAVFVANLSYAAKRAADLGITILIEPLNRHDAPGYFLQTTDQARDIITAVGERNLKLMFDCYHIGRTEGDISTRFNELLPIIGHVQFASVPDRGPPDHGELDYCTIFASVAASGWNAPLGAEYKSNGPTSESLGWMERWR; via the coding sequence ATGACGCAGTTTTCCGCCAATCTGGGTTTTCTGTGGGCGGACATTCCCCTGCCTGCAGCTATCTCTGCTGCCAAGGCCGCCGGCTTTGACGCGGTTGAATGTCACTGGCCTTATGAAACTCCGGCAGAAGAAACCGCCCGTGCCCTGAGCGAAACCGGGCTGCGGATGCTGGGAATCAACACAGTTCGCGGAAAGCCCGGCGAGAATGGACTCGCCGCCTTGCCCGGACGCGAGATTGAAGCCCGCGCTGCCATTGATCAGGCCCTGGCCTACGCCGCAAAAGTCGGAGCGGTGATGGTTCACGTCATGGCAGGATTCGCCAGTGGCGCGGACGCATGGGCTGTCTTTGTCGCGAACCTGTCCTATGCCGCGAAGCGGGCAGCGGACCTTGGGATCACAATCCTGATCGAACCGCTTAATCGCCACGATGCGCCGGGATACTTCCTTCAAACCACGGACCAGGCGCGCGACATCATCACAGCGGTCGGGGAAAGAAATCTCAAGCTTATGTTCGACTGCTATCACATCGGCCGGACCGAGGGCGATATCTCGACGCGTTTCAATGAGCTGCTGCCGATCATCGGTCATGTCCAGTTCGCAAGCGTGCCTGACCGAGGGCCACCAGATCACGGCGAATTGGACTACTGCACTATCTTCGCGTCAGTCGCCGCTTCTGGTTGGAATGCGCCGTTGGGGGCAGAGTATAAGTCCAATGGCCCGACCTCAGAGAGCTTGGGCTGGATGGAAAGGTGGCGATGA
- a CDS encoding four-carbon acid sugar kinase family protein, whose translation MPAFFGCIADDFTGATDLAGLLARSGVEVSLRIGIPKAPPTDAAAFEVIALKCRTAPVDIAVAECRAALDWLRRAGAERFFWKYCSTFDSTPTGNIGPVAEALMADLDCAQTIYCPAFPENGRTIFMGNLFVGRHPLAESPMKNHPLTPMRDSNLMRLLQPQVKGTVGLADRLTVAQGAKALRAELARLAKEGTAHVIVDAVANADLDVIAEACRDMPLMTGGSAVAMPLPAIYLAVGRLAGTKDGPTVPNLPRAAIVLSGSCSAMTNAQVAHYTATGAPSLRLDPVDLAQSGSEPALEWLARQDMDRAPLIYATAEPEDVRTAQERLGRVRAGEIVEEALATCAVAARDAGARRIVVAGGETSGAVTTALGVDRLHIGREIAPGVPWTYCESNRHPMALALKSGNFGAPSFFSDAMGAA comes from the coding sequence ATGCCAGCCTTCTTCGGGTGCATTGCTGACGACTTTACCGGGGCGACCGATCTTGCCGGGCTTCTGGCGCGGTCAGGGGTCGAGGTCTCGTTGCGGATCGGTATTCCCAAGGCGCCACCCACCGATGCTGCCGCCTTCGAGGTCATCGCCCTGAAATGCCGCACAGCGCCGGTCGATATCGCCGTCGCCGAATGTCGGGCGGCGCTGGACTGGCTGCGCCGCGCCGGGGCTGAACGGTTTTTCTGGAAATACTGCTCGACTTTCGATTCCACTCCGACAGGCAATATCGGCCCGGTGGCCGAGGCGTTGATGGCCGATTTGGATTGCGCGCAGACCATCTATTGCCCGGCTTTTCCCGAGAATGGCCGCACGATCTTCATGGGCAACCTCTTCGTCGGCCGCCACCCGCTGGCGGAAAGCCCGATGAAGAACCACCCGCTGACGCCGATGCGCGACAGCAACCTGATGCGCCTTCTTCAGCCGCAGGTGAAAGGAACCGTCGGATTGGCTGATCGGCTGACCGTGGCCCAAGGGGCCAAGGCTCTGCGCGCGGAGCTTGCGCGGCTTGCAAAGGAAGGAACGGCGCATGTGATCGTTGATGCCGTTGCGAATGCCGATCTTGATGTGATTGCCGAGGCCTGCCGCGACATGCCGCTCATGACCGGGGGGAGCGCCGTGGCTATGCCGTTGCCCGCCATCTACCTTGCAGTGGGCCGGCTTGCCGGCACTAAGGACGGACCGACTGTCCCCAACCTGCCGCGTGCGGCTATCGTCCTGTCGGGAAGTTGCTCGGCCATGACGAACGCGCAGGTCGCCCATTACACCGCCACCGGCGCACCCTCTCTGCGCCTTGACCCAGTGGATCTGGCCCAATCCGGCTCCGAGCCGGCGCTGGAATGGTTGGCCAGGCAGGACATGGACCGCGCGCCCCTCATCTACGCCACAGCTGAGCCGGAAGATGTGCGCACGGCACAGGAGCGGTTGGGACGTGTCCGCGCGGGTGAGATCGTCGAAGAGGCGTTGGCAACCTGTGCGGTAGCAGCCCGAGATGCCGGCGCGCGCCGGATCGTCGTTGCAGGCGGCGAAACATCCGGGGCGGTCACCACGGCCTTGGGGGTTGACCGTCTGCACATCGGGCGGGAAATCGCTCCCGGAGTGCCTTGGACCTATTGCGAAAGCAACCGCCACCCCATGGCTCTTGCCCTGAAATCCGGCAACTTTGGTGCGCCCTCGTTCTTTTCTGATGCAATGGGGGCGGCATGA